One region of Duncaniella freteri genomic DNA includes:
- a CDS encoding RagB/SusD family nutrient uptake outer membrane protein, whose translation MKSKYLSLVLLSAAALSSCSDDFLQEKKNYEQTDVNAYNSYVGSLGRLADCYMLSLPDVNGNPGWQYTSTGKSDDLSKCTEEYYGFGIFVNPEKELSAISGNVVPDYFQGDASNIRASAWGRIRNINDCIQGISNSTLSQEQKNELLGQAYFLRAWCYYLLVKWYGGVPIITEVQPPLATSVTPRSTTKQCIEFICSDLDHSAELLKPFTTKGGWSTGEYGRVTSGTALALKGRVLLLWASPLFNRENKEERWQHAYETMKADLPIIESCGYGLAYENNPGTNASNWAKMFVEDGVNKEAVFVVLYNNKASGGVPDLHRNNPWERSIRPANTLASASSTPTSNIVALFPMADGHRPASYDSYKTLPASSTYDYDKAHPYMNRDPRFYRTFAFTGVRWRYDGNPMNSNNNIPYQGNNYDLWSYVWYLTDEARNNIVDGKTYGTDDLLDKAKGMYIRKRSDDAELGSARYVFNTDQNGFGLSAAPYMEIRFAEVLLNLAEAACQSGHPADAIEILKRIRSRVYNDKENCGIESNLSDAQCMAAILYERQIEFAFEGKRFDDLRRWMLFDGGVNIPAGAPSSWRLTGWGGNTCDYLGFTPLNGTRRERIEYRVKADYNGGLGADKWVVKGNERINPDPLADVKRPAAINLNEGNANKLNQAFTALNTFYDTYLERNDRPGDGLTSAHTELYINFLPRYYILGFGKSMENNRELPQNIGWDDLNSGAPGTFDPLAE comes from the coding sequence ATGAAATCAAAATACTTATCCTTAGTTCTACTCTCAGCTGCAGCGTTATCCTCCTGTAGCGATGACTTCTTGCAGGAAAAGAAGAACTACGAGCAGACTGATGTGAATGCATACAACAGCTATGTAGGTTCTCTCGGTCGTCTTGCTGATTGCTATATGCTCTCACTCCCCGATGTTAATGGCAACCCCGGTTGGCAATACACCAGTACCGGTAAAAGTGACGATCTATCCAAATGCACTGAAGAATATTATGGGTTCGGAATTTTTGTAAATCCTGAAAAAGAACTGTCTGCAATCTCCGGTAATGTCGTTCCCGATTACTTTCAGGGAGATGCAAGCAATATTAGAGCCAGTGCTTGGGGACGCATCAGAAACATCAATGATTGCATACAAGGTATCAGCAACAGTACTCTTTCTCAAGAACAGAAGAACGAACTTCTCGGTCAGGCATATTTCCTACGTGCATGGTGCTACTATCTTCTGGTGAAATGGTATGGCGGTGTACCCATAATCACCGAAGTGCAGCCACCTTTAGCAACATCCGTGACACCACGCTCAACAACCAAGCAGTGCATTGAATTCATATGTTCAGATCTTGACCACTCTGCCGAACTTCTAAAACCTTTTACCACAAAAGGAGGCTGGAGCACAGGCGAATATGGGCGTGTGACTTCCGGTACAGCTCTTGCACTCAAAGGTCGTGTGCTCCTACTTTGGGCAAGTCCTTTATTTAACCGAGAAAATAAAGAAGAGCGTTGGCAACATGCATATGAAACCATGAAAGCAGATCTTCCGATTATAGAATCATGCGGATATGGTCTTGCATATGAGAACAATCCAGGTACCAACGCTTCCAATTGGGCTAAAATGTTTGTTGAAGATGGGGTTAACAAAGAAGCAGTATTTGTTGTCCTTTACAATAACAAGGCATCCGGCGGTGTACCGGACCTTCATCGCAATAACCCCTGGGAAAGAAGTATTAGACCGGCCAATACATTGGCAAGTGCAAGTTCAACACCAACCTCCAACATTGTAGCTCTTTTCCCTATGGCAGACGGTCATCGTCCGGCATCATATGATTCCTATAAGACTCTTCCTGCATCAAGTACTTATGACTATGACAAGGCTCACCCTTATATGAATCGTGATCCTCGTTTCTATCGTACATTTGCCTTTACCGGGGTTAGGTGGCGTTATGATGGCAATCCGATGAACTCAAACAACAACATTCCCTATCAAGGCAACAACTACGATCTTTGGAGCTATGTATGGTACCTTACCGATGAGGCTCGAAATAATATTGTTGATGGAAAGACATATGGAACTGACGACCTCCTTGACAAAGCTAAAGGAATGTATATTCGTAAACGTTCCGATGATGCAGAGTTGGGTTCCGCTCGTTACGTATTCAATACTGATCAAAATGGTTTTGGTCTTTCTGCTGCTCCATATATGGAAATTCGCTTCGCTGAGGTTCTTCTAAATCTTGCTGAAGCTGCATGTCAGTCAGGTCATCCTGCCGATGCTATTGAAATATTGAAACGTATCAGAAGCCGTGTATACAACGACAAAGAAAACTGTGGTATTGAATCAAATCTCTCAGATGCTCAATGTATGGCTGCTATCCTTTACGAGCGTCAGATAGAGTTTGCGTTTGAAGGCAAACGTTTCGATGATCTACGCCGATGGATGCTTTTTGATGGCGGTGTCAATATCCCTGCCGGAGCTCCATCCTCCTGGCGTCTTACCGGTTGGGGCGGTAACACTTGTGATTATCTCGGGTTCACACCTCTTAATGGTACGCGCCGCGAAAGAATCGAATACCGAGTTAAGGCAGACTACAACGGAGGTCTTGGTGCCGACAAATGGGTAGTAAAGGGCAATGAACGCATAAATCCAGATCCATTGGCCGATGTGAAACGTCCCGCAGCCATCAATCTTAATGAGGGTAATGCAAATAAGCTTAATCAAGCTTTCACTGCTCTCAACACGTTCTATGATACATATCTTGAACGCAACGATCGTCCAGGTGATGGTCTGACCAGTGCTCATACCGAACTTTACATCAACTTCCTTCCAAGATATTATATTCTTGGTTTCGGAAAATCGATGGAGAACAACAGGGAACTCCCACAGAACATAGGTTGGGATGATCTAAATTCAGGTGCACCTGGCACTTTCGATCCTCTTGCTGAATAA